One Mesoplodon densirostris isolate mMesDen1 chromosome X, mMesDen1 primary haplotype, whole genome shotgun sequence genomic region harbors:
- the HMGB3 gene encoding high mobility group protein B3, which yields MAKGDPKKPKGKMSAYAFFVQTCREEHKKKNPEVPVNFAEFSKKCSERWKTMSGKEKSKFDEMAKADKVRYDREMKDYGPAKGGKKKKDPNAPKRPPSGFFLFCSEFRPKIKSTNPGISIGDVAKKLGEMWNNLSDSEKQPYINKAAKLKEKYEKDVAEYKSKGKFDGAKGPAKVAGKKVEEEEEEDEDEEEEEEEEDE from the exons ATGGCTAAAGGTGATCCCAAGAAACCAAAGGGCAAGATGTCTGCTTATGCCTTCTTTGTGCAGACGTGCAGAGAGGAACATAAGAAGAAAAACCCCGAGGTCCCTGTCAATTTTGCAGAATTTTCCAAGAAATGCTCTGAGAGGTGGAAG ACAATGTCTGGGAAAGAGAAGTCTAAATTTGATGAAATGGCAAAGGCAGATAAAGTGCGCTATGATCGGGAAATGAAGGATTACGGACCAGCTAAGGGAGGCAAGAAGAAGAAGGACCCGAATGCCCCCAAGAGGCCACC GTCTGGATTTTTCCTGTTCTGTTCTGAATTCCGCCCCAAGATCAAATCTACAAACCCTGGCATCTCTATTGGAGATGTGGCAAAGAAGCTGGGCGAGATGTGGAATAACCTGAGTGACAGCGAGAAGCAGCCATACATCAACAAGGCAGCAAAGCTGAAGGAGAAATACGAGAAG GATGTCGCAGAGTATAAGTCTAAAGGGAAGTTTGATGGCGCCAAGGGTCCTGCTAAAGTTGCCGGGAAAAaggtggaagaggaagaggaagaagacgaggacgaagaagaggaggaggaggaggaggatgaataA